One Deinococcus seoulensis DNA window includes the following coding sequences:
- a CDS encoding phosphotransferase, whose translation MNAAVPTAAEVTAPGIEARWPVGAVQSVTPLGGGSVNAAYRVQAQAGAFHLRVYRDPRLDRARREHAAVRVARAAGIPTPRVLPTHAGDTVTDLGGRWAALFEVAPGAPIPRARLTPAHAGSLGAFLADLHGRLPRSVDFPVSVLGPPASAGATRQELRQVEAAILALPHPDEVDGWALARTRQRLTHLRFAPDDTPVADHLPRRFLHGDYHDGNVFFLGERPAAIIDWEQPRLAPRAWEIVRALHFCFALDTVLGAAFLRAYRAHQPLAADELRAGAELYGALQERNVWTYRSVYLEGNPAPRAFIRPPPYRPFPALWQEAGLR comes from the coding sequence GTGAACGCGGCTGTACCCACGGCAGCGGAGGTCACGGCGCCAGGGATAGAGGCGCGGTGGCCGGTCGGCGCGGTCCAGTCGGTCACGCCGCTGGGGGGCGGCAGCGTGAACGCCGCGTACCGCGTGCAGGCGCAGGCCGGAGCCTTTCACCTGCGGGTGTACCGCGACCCGCGCCTGGACCGGGCGCGGCGGGAACACGCGGCCGTGCGGGTGGCCCGTGCCGCCGGGATTCCCACGCCGCGCGTCCTGCCCACCCACGCGGGTGACACCGTGACCGACCTGGGTGGCCGCTGGGCGGCCCTGTTCGAGGTGGCTCCCGGTGCGCCCATTCCGCGCGCCCGCCTCACCCCCGCCCACGCAGGGTCGCTGGGCGCGTTCCTGGCCGATCTGCACGGACGACTGCCACGCAGCGTGGACTTTCCCGTGTCGGTGCTCGGCCCGCCCGCCAGCGCCGGGGCCACCCGGCAGGAGTTACGGCAGGTCGAGGCAGCCATCCTGGCCCTCCCCCACCCGGACGAGGTGGACGGCTGGGCACTGGCCCGCACCCGCCAGCGCCTGACGCACCTGCGTTTCGCGCCAGACGACACCCCGGTGGCCGACCACCTGCCCCGGCGTTTCCTGCACGGCGACTACCACGACGGGAACGTGTTCTTCCTGGGGGAGCGTCCGGCGGCGATCATCGACTGGGAGCAGCCCCGCCTCGCCCCGCGCGCCTGGGAGATCGTGCGCGCCCTGCATTTCTGCTTCGCGCTGGACACCGTGCTGGGGGCCGCGTTCCTGCGGGCCTACCGGGCGCACCAGCCGCTGGCGGCAGACGAACTGCGTGCCGGGGCAGAGCTGTACGGCGCGCTTCAGGAACGCAACGTCTGGACGTACCGCAGCGTGTACCTGGAGGGAAACCCGGCGCCGCGTGCGTTCATCCGTCCGCCGCCGTACCGTCCGTTTCCGGCGTTGTGGCAGGAGGCCGGGCTGCGCTGA
- a CDS encoding cytochrome P450, which produces MPAQVLPTFTLPVSDPAFVRDPYPLLAQLRAQTPAFVDPGMNRVVLTRHAEISAVLRDRRFGRSALHRYSRDELGWPRPDPAQANFDAFNSNHLLDSEPPKHTRLRSLVQLAFTPRRVEALQGRIEELLTAQLHGLREQGSFDLVSAYAEPLPVTVIAELLGVPEEHRAQLRPWSAAIVKLYEPSAGAPEQAAAERAVLDFSALLRELAAQRRAEPRDDLITALVQVEQDGDRLTAQELIDTCILLLNAGHEASVNGLSAGVQALLRDRQHWETLVQAAPQEDSLPVFRRAVEELLRFDTPLPMFERIALEPLTLCGAPLNPGDRVSLLYASGNRDPQRFDAPDELRLDRDPNPHLTFGLGIHYCLGAPLARLELAMSLRALCRALPDLHLGGPDAAQYTGGFVIRGLDRLTVQVTPP; this is translated from the coding sequence CTGCCCGCGCAGGTCCTGCCGACCTTCACGCTGCCGGTGTCGGACCCGGCGTTCGTGCGTGACCCGTACCCGTTGCTGGCGCAGTTGCGGGCGCAGACCCCGGCGTTCGTGGACCCCGGCATGAACCGCGTGGTCCTGACCCGCCACGCAGAGATCAGCGCCGTGCTGCGCGACCGTCGCTTCGGGCGCAGCGCCCTGCACCGCTACTCGCGCGACGAACTGGGCTGGCCGCGCCCGGACCCGGCGCAGGCGAACTTCGACGCGTTCAACAGTAACCACCTGCTCGACAGCGAACCGCCCAAGCACACGCGCCTGCGCTCGCTGGTGCAACTGGCGTTCACGCCCCGCCGCGTGGAGGCATTGCAGGGGCGCATCGAGGAACTCCTGACCGCGCAACTGCACGGCCTGCGCGAACAGGGATCGTTCGATCTGGTCAGCGCGTACGCCGAACCGCTACCCGTCACGGTCATCGCGGAACTGCTGGGCGTGCCGGAAGAACACCGCGCGCAGTTGCGCCCCTGGTCGGCGGCCATCGTGAAACTGTACGAACCGTCCGCCGGGGCGCCCGAGCAGGCGGCGGCCGAGCGGGCCGTGCTGGACTTCAGTGCGCTGCTGCGCGAACTGGCCGCCCAGAGGCGCGCCGAACCGCGCGACGACCTGATCACGGCGCTCGTGCAGGTCGAACAGGACGGCGACCGCCTGACCGCGCAGGAGTTGATCGACACCTGCATCCTGCTGCTGAACGCCGGGCACGAGGCCAGCGTGAACGGCCTGAGCGCCGGCGTGCAGGCCCTGCTGCGCGACCGGCAGCACTGGGAGACGCTGGTGCAGGCCGCGCCGCAAGAGGACAGCCTGCCGGTGTTCCGCCGCGCCGTCGAGGAACTGCTGCGTTTCGACACGCCCCTGCCGATGTTCGAGCGGATCGCGCTGGAACCCCTGACGCTGTGCGGCGCGCCCCTGAACCCCGGCGACCGCGTGAGCCTGCTGTACGCCAGCGGCAACCGCGACCCGCAGCGTTTCGACGCGCCGGACGAACTGCGCCTGGACCGCGACCCGAACCCGCACCTGACCTTCGGGCTGGGCATCCACTACTGCCTGGGCGCCCCACTGGCCCGCCTGGAACTCGCCATGAGCCTGCGCGCCCTGTGCCGCGCCCTGCCGGACCTGCACCTGGGCGGCCCGGACGCCGCGCAGTACACGGGCGGCTTCGTGATTCGCGGCCTGGACCGCCTGACCGTGCAGGTCACCCCACCGTGA